One genomic segment of Helianthus annuus cultivar XRQ/B chromosome 14, HanXRQr2.0-SUNRISE, whole genome shotgun sequence includes these proteins:
- the LOC110942835 gene encoding uncharacterized mitochondrial protein AtMg00810-like has protein sequence MTTEFNALIKKKTWVLVPKQPHMHILRSMWLFRHKFRSDGTLERYKARLVCDGSNQQIGVDCGETFSPIVKPTTIRTILSIALSHSWPIHQLDVTNAFHHGNLNETVYMYQPMGFRHRQYPDHVCLLQKSLYGLKHAPRAWYQRFTDFVLSLGFRQSKCDNSLFTYQHNGHTAYLLIYVDDIILTTSTDSLRVHLMSRLAAEFAMKDLGPLSHFLGINVQRQGNKLFLSQQAYAKEIIDRAGMSSCKPAATPVDTKPKLGSNSSADFDDPPLYRSLAGALQYLTFTRPDICYAVQQVCLYMHAPKVDHWNALKRIIRYLQGTSSHGLTIGASTDFSLRAYTDADWAGCPDTRRSTSGYCVYFGPNIISWSSKRQSVISHRLRPLSFLIMCAYYRNPSMD, from the coding sequence ATGACCACAGAATTTAATGCTCTTATTAAAAAGAAGACTTGGGTGTTAGTTCCGAAGCAACCTCATATGCATATCTTACGTAGCATGTGGCTGTTTCGTCACAAGTTTCGCTCCGACGGTACATTGGAAAGGTATAAGGCTCGTCTTGTTTGCGATGGGAGCAATCAACAGATTGGGGTAGACTGTGGAGAGACATTTAGTCCGATTGTCAAACCGACTACGATACGTACCATTTTATCCATTGCTTTGTCACATTCATGGCCGATTCATCAACTGGATGTTACCAATGCTTTTCATCACGGTAATCTCAACGAGACTGTCTACATGTATCAACCCATGGGGTTTCGGCATCGTCAATATCCTGATCATGTGTGCTTACTACAGAAATCCCTCTATGGATTAAAACACGCTCCTCGTGCCTGGTATCAAAGGTTTACCGATTTTGTTCTTTCTTTGGGGTTTCGGCAGAGCAAATGTGACAATTCTCTTTTCACGTATCAGCACAACGGCCATACTGCCTATCTCCTTATCTACGTCGATGACATCATTCTCACCACTTCGACAGATTCTCTTCGGGTTCATCTTATGTCACGTCTTGCAGCGGAATTTGCAATGAAGGATCTCGGGCCTCTGAGTCATTTTTTGGGTATTAACGTACAACGACAAGGTAACAAACTCTTTCTTTCTCAACAGGCATATGCGAAAGAAATTATTGACAGGGCTGGCATGTCTTCATGTAAACCCGCCGCCACACCTGTTGATACAAAACCCAAGCTCGGTTCGAACTCGAGTGCCGATTTTGACGACCCGCCATTGTATCGCAGCCTTGCAGGGGCTCTTCAATATCTCACCTTCACGCGACCCGATATCTGCTATGCTGTTCAACAAGTGTGCTTGTACATGCATGCACCCAAAGTAGATCATTGGAATGCTCTTAAACGAATCATTCGGTATCTTCAAGGCACCAGTTCGCATGGTCTCACTATTGGTGCTTCCACCGACTTCTCATTACGAGCATACACTGACGCCGATTGGGCAGGATGTCCAGATACGCGGCGGTCCACTTCCGGCTATTGTGTCTATTTCGGCCCTAACATTATCTCCTGGTCATCTAAACGCCAATCGGTTATATCTCATCGTCTTCGCCCTCTTTCTTTCCTGATCATGTGTGCTTACTACAGAAATCCCTCTATGGATTAA